A region of Bombilactobacillus folatiphilus DNA encodes the following proteins:
- a CDS encoding YqeG family HAD IIIA-type phosphatase, whose product MMLEQITWVTPQEFIQAGVKVILSDLDNTLLPWNQKEQHNQNLVDWIQALKANGITLVIASNNSEERVKKAVADLPVQILARALKPLPFGLHKYLRQHHYRRQETVMVGDQLMTDVLAGNLAGVRTILVQPLVQTDAKKTRINRLIERPIMKLNHFLYPHLRWRRNLIE is encoded by the coding sequence TCACACCGCAAGAATTTATTCAAGCAGGTGTGAAAGTGATTTTATCTGATCTTGATAATACGTTATTGCCTTGGAATCAAAAAGAACAACACAATCAAAATTTAGTAGATTGGATCCAAGCTTTGAAAGCTAACGGTATTACATTGGTGATTGCATCAAATAATAGTGAAGAACGTGTTAAAAAAGCTGTGGCGGATTTACCGGTGCAAATTTTGGCACGTGCCTTAAAACCTTTGCCGTTTGGTCTGCACAAATATTTGAGGCAGCATCATTATCGACGCCAAGAAACTGTCATGGTGGGCGATCAATTAATGACTGATGTTTTAGCCGGTAATTTAGCTGGCGTGCGGACCATTTTGGTGCAACCGTTAGTTCAGACCGATGCTAAGAAAACTCGGATTAATCGGTTGATTGAACGACCAATAATGAAGTTGAATCACTTTTTATATCCTCATTTACGGTGGAGGAGGAATTTAATTGAGTGA
- the yqeH gene encoding ribosome biogenesis GTPase YqeH yields the protein MSENELFCVGCGAQLQSQDSKLAGFVPASRLQQTQETDLYCQRCFRLRHYNEVAEVPLDNAAFQDLLTSIGHQDALVVYVMDIFNFSGSVIANLRKFIQHNPVLVVGNKIDLIPSSYHVNKLQNWLQNQVKQIGLKPVATQLVSAKKLAGIDELMTKIENLRHGLDVYVVGSTNVGKSTLINAILQANSDLKDLITTSNYPGTTLNEIRIPLAGGGDLVDTPGIIHAGQIANLLTPQELKYVAPQTQLHPRIFQLNAQQTLFLAGLGRLDFVEGEAGSFVAYVDNHLYIHRTKLSNADQFYAAHRSDLLTPPQKQTDFPDLVAHDITTTVKSDIVFSGLGWVTVPKQVRLKAYLPAGIKLDVRPALIN from the coding sequence TTGAGTGAAAACGAACTATTTTGTGTCGGTTGTGGTGCACAATTACAAAGTCAAGATTCAAAATTAGCCGGTTTTGTGCCAGCTAGTCGCTTACAGCAAACTCAAGAAACTGATTTATATTGTCAACGCTGTTTTCGATTGCGTCATTATAATGAAGTCGCTGAAGTTCCCTTGGATAATGCCGCATTTCAAGATTTATTAACAAGTATTGGTCATCAGGATGCTTTAGTCGTTTATGTGATGGATATTTTTAATTTTTCTGGTAGCGTGATTGCTAATTTGCGTAAATTTATTCAGCATAATCCTGTCTTAGTTGTCGGCAATAAAATTGATTTAATTCCTAGTTCTTACCATGTTAATAAGTTGCAGAATTGGTTACAAAATCAAGTGAAACAAATTGGCCTCAAACCTGTTGCAACACAATTAGTTAGCGCTAAAAAGTTAGCCGGTATTGATGAGTTAATGACCAAAATTGAGAATTTACGACACGGACTTGATGTTTATGTGGTAGGTTCGACTAATGTTGGTAAATCAACATTAATTAATGCTATTTTGCAAGCAAATAGTGATCTCAAAGACCTTATTACAACTTCTAATTATCCTGGTACCACTTTAAATGAAATTCGGATTCCGTTAGCTGGCGGTGGTGATTTGGTTGATACGCCGGGAATTATTCATGCAGGACAAATTGCTAATTTATTGACACCACAAGAATTGAAGTATGTTGCGCCACAAACGCAATTACATCCGCGAATTTTTCAGTTAAATGCTCAACAAACGCTCTTTTTGGCCGGGTTAGGACGTTTAGATTTTGTAGAGGGAGAAGCTGGGTCATTTGTCGCTTACGTTGACAATCATTTATATATTCATCGCACCAAATTAAGCAATGCTGATCAATTTTATGCTGCTCATCGAAGTGATTTGTTGACGCCACCACAAAAGCAAACAGATTTTCCTGATTTAGTTGCGCATGATATTACAACAACTGTGAAAAGCGATATTGTTTTTTCTGGTTTGGGTTGGGTGACGGTGCCCAAACAAGTGCGGTTAAAAGCGTATTTACCAGCGGGGATTAAGTTAGATGTTCGGCCTGCTTTGATTAATTAA
- a CDS encoding YhbY family RNA-binding protein — protein sequence MLTKKQIKYLKSQAQTLTPSLQIGKNGLSTNLFAQLAEQLEHQELIKISLLQTAPLTTKSFAMALAKALPQVNMVNQIGHTVVVYSQASESKHRTISLKVDQIKG from the coding sequence ATGTTAACAAAAAAACAAATCAAATATTTAAAATCTCAAGCACAAACTTTGACGCCTAGTTTACAAATTGGTAAAAATGGGCTCAGTACTAATTTGTTTGCACAATTAGCTGAACAGTTAGAACATCAAGAGTTAATCAAGATTAGTTTGCTGCAAACAGCTCCTTTAACAACCAAGTCTTTTGCGATGGCTTTGGCAAAAGCTTTGCCGCAAGTGAATATGGTTAATCAAATTGGTCATACTGTTGTTGTGTATTCACAAGCTTCTGAAAGTAAACATCGAACAATTAGTTTAAAAGTAGACCAAATTAAGGGTTAG
- a CDS encoding nicotinate-nucleotide adenylyltransferase has translation MTQTVTTNKPVTQVQSQTQTQSKGQRIGILGGTFNPPHIGHLMIADQVFEQLDLDKILFIPDANPPHVDEKGAIAVEHRMEMVRRAIINHRDFDLCLIEAQRGGISYTFDTIRQLKKLHPENQYYFIIGGDMVEYLPKWHKIDELVQMVQFVGVCRKGYEQNSTYPIIWVNMPTTEVSSTWIRQTIQTHGSVRYFVPDLVQQYIDEKGLYLDDCND, from the coding sequence ATGACACAGACAGTGACAACTAATAAACCAGTGACACAAGTCCAATCCCAGACGCAGACACAATCAAAAGGTCAGCGCATTGGAATTTTAGGTGGTACGTTTAATCCGCCCCATATTGGTCATTTAATGATTGCTGATCAGGTGTTTGAACAACTTGATCTGGATAAAATTTTGTTTATCCCAGACGCTAATCCCCCTCATGTCGATGAAAAAGGAGCAATTGCGGTGGAACATCGCATGGAGATGGTTCGGCGAGCTATCATTAATCATCGAGATTTCGATTTGTGCTTGATTGAAGCGCAACGTGGTGGAATTAGTTATACATTTGATACAATTCGGCAGTTGAAAAAATTGCATCCGGAAAACCAATATTATTTTATTATTGGTGGCGATATGGTGGAGTACTTGCCTAAATGGCATAAAATTGATGAATTAGTCCAAATGGTGCAATTTGTGGGCGTATGTCGTAAAGGTTATGAACAAAATTCGACTTATCCGATTATTTGGGTAAATATGCCTACGACTGAAGTTAGTTCAACTTGGATTCGTCAGACAATCCAGACGCACGGTTCTGTTCGTTATTTTGTACCCGATTTAGTACAGCAGTATATTGATGAAAAGGGGCTTTATTTAGATGATTGTAATGACTGA
- the yqeK gene encoding bis(5'-nucleosyl)-tetraphosphatase (symmetrical) YqeK → MTDYDMAALVAQVKAKLSPYRFEHCVRTSQRSVELAQLNHADLQKAQVAGLVHDYAKERSAEEFMKVIKQEHLDSDLLNYGNAIWHGVVGVYFIKRELGIYDEEILNAVRKHTTAAEVMTTLDKIVFMADYTESGRDFEGVEQARQLTDRDLDAGVSYQLAHTLQLLVNKQQQIYPKTIDSYNKWVVARQDEK, encoded by the coding sequence ATGACTGACTATGATATGGCGGCTTTGGTGGCCCAAGTAAAAGCTAAATTATCTCCTTATCGATTTGAACACTGTGTGCGGACTAGTCAGCGTTCAGTAGAATTGGCTCAATTAAATCACGCTGATCTTCAAAAAGCACAAGTGGCGGGTTTGGTTCATGATTATGCCAAAGAACGTAGCGCTGAAGAGTTTATGAAAGTCATTAAGCAAGAACATTTAGACAGTGACTTATTAAATTACGGTAATGCCATCTGGCACGGTGTGGTGGGTGTCTATTTTATCAAGCGAGAATTAGGCATTTATGATGAAGAAATTTTAAACGCTGTGCGTAAGCATACGACTGCTGCTGAAGTGATGACTACTTTGGATAAAATCGTGTTTATGGCAGATTATACGGAATCAGGCCGTGATTTTGAGGGCGTGGAGCAAGCACGTCAGTTGACGGATCGTGATTTAGATGCCGGAGTTAGTTATCAATTAGCGCATACATTACAATTATTAGTTAACAAGCAACAACAAATTTATCCCAAGACTATTGATAGTTATAACAAATGGGTTGTTGCCCGTCAGGATGAAAAGTGA
- the rsfS gene encoding ribosome silencing factor, translated as MKSQQVMELAVKAADAKHANEIQVLDMQQVSLIADYFVIADANSQRQIAAIVDQIVETAVKKGIHASVEGQKNSQWILVDLGDVIVHVFTREMREYYQLEKLWSDAKAVEIQSLVAD; from the coding sequence TTGAAAAGTCAACAAGTGATGGAACTGGCTGTCAAAGCTGCAGATGCTAAACATGCTAATGAAATTCAAGTTTTGGATATGCAACAAGTTAGTTTAATTGCAGATTATTTTGTGATTGCAGATGCGAATAGTCAGCGGCAAATTGCGGCGATTGTAGATCAAATTGTCGAAACAGCTGTTAAAAAAGGAATCCATGCGTCAGTTGAAGGTCAAAAAAATTCACAATGGATTTTAGTTGATTTGGGTGATGTAATTGTTCATGTCTTTACACGCGAAATGCGTGAATATTATCAATTGGAAAAATTATGGTCGGATGCCAAAGCTGTTGAAATTCAGTCTTTAGTGGCCGATTGA
- a CDS encoding nucleotidyltransferase, whose protein sequence is MKICGVIAEYNPFHNGHLWQIQQIRQRLHSDVLIVVMAGNFVQRGEMAIVNKWSRTQMALDAGVDLVVELPFAGAVQPADLFAREAMLILQQLQVTDLVFGTENSTLDYQQLGQQVEQAMQTTHFLTDYHQTYATQFNQVLQDQLGLTLTEPNELLGVAYAQAAIKIKYPIRLVPFARHGKAQHDQLTLGRKFSSASAIRQAILQQRDYAMSLPDFVLSNLGTQFLDWNQVFIFLKYRILTSSLAELTQIYQMNEGLEYKFKQEIIKSSDFATFLYRIKSKRYTFSRLRRLCLYVLLNVTTEQMQEMWSQRYLQILGFNAIGQQHLHALRKQVSWPLITKVTQKLGNGSGRMAHAVQIDRFLTLFGQPEQNFGHQPLRK, encoded by the coding sequence ATGAAAATTTGCGGAGTCATTGCTGAGTATAATCCTTTTCATAATGGTCACTTGTGGCAAATTCAACAGATTCGACAACGTCTTCATTCAGATGTGCTCATCGTGGTGATGGCGGGAAATTTTGTACAACGTGGCGAAATGGCAATTGTCAATAAATGGTCGCGAACCCAAATGGCCTTGGATGCTGGAGTTGACTTGGTTGTAGAATTACCGTTTGCTGGTGCTGTCCAACCTGCGGATTTATTTGCCCGAGAAGCGATGCTGATTTTACAACAACTGCAAGTCACGGATTTGGTCTTTGGCACAGAAAATTCAACCTTGGACTATCAGCAATTAGGCCAGCAAGTTGAACAGGCAATGCAGACGACGCATTTTTTGACTGATTATCATCAAACCTATGCCACGCAATTCAATCAAGTTTTGCAGGATCAATTAGGTTTGACTTTGACTGAACCTAATGAGTTATTGGGTGTTGCTTATGCACAAGCAGCTATTAAAATTAAATATCCGATCCGCTTGGTACCATTTGCACGGCATGGCAAGGCACAGCATGATCAATTGACACTAGGACGAAAGTTTTCGAGTGCGAGCGCAATTCGGCAGGCAATTTTGCAACAACGAGATTATGCTATGAGTTTACCGGATTTCGTATTATCTAATTTAGGCACGCAATTTTTAGATTGGAATCAAGTTTTTATTTTTTTAAAGTATCGAATTTTAACTAGCAGTTTGGCAGAGTTAACGCAAATTTATCAAATGAACGAAGGTTTGGAGTATAAATTTAAGCAAGAAATTATAAAGAGTTCGGACTTTGCAACTTTTTTATATCGAATTAAAAGCAAAAGATATACTTTTTCACGGTTGCGTCGTTTATGTTTATATGTATTGTTGAATGTGACAACTGAACAAATGCAGGAAATGTGGTCGCAACGTTATCTACAGATTTTAGGTTTTAATGCGATTGGCCAACAGCATTTACATGCTTTACGTAAGCAAGTTAGTTGGCCGCTTATTACGAAAGTAACTCAGAAATTAGGCAATGGTTCCGGAAGAATGGCTCATGCGGTTCAGATTGATCGCTTTTTAACTTTGTTTGGGCAACCTGAACAAAATTTTGGTCATCAGCCACTTAGAAAGTAG
- a CDS encoding DUF177 domain-containing protein, translated as MEKYRQQPLILDQEMDVTAELKQRDPQIIDMSPIRLQGTISLEGQFIFGDFRLTAQMDYPSTRSLQVVHLPLDLSVHETYTTLPEDQWQPEDKERYGLIIPLEDQTLDLQSVVEDNLLLGIPTQVLTPQEQSEGTMPEGQEWSVISEEDYEKQSATNLEAQSELAKLKQLFPDANAKD; from the coding sequence TTGGAAAAGTATCGTCAACAGCCTTTAATTTTAGATCAAGAAATGGATGTTACTGCAGAATTGAAGCAACGCGACCCACAAATTATTGATATGAGTCCAATTAGGTTACAAGGAACGATTAGTTTAGAAGGTCAATTTATTTTTGGAGATTTTCGACTAACGGCGCAAATGGATTATCCATCGACGCGTAGTTTACAGGTGGTGCATTTGCCACTGGATCTTTCTGTTCATGAAACTTATACGACTTTGCCTGAAGATCAGTGGCAACCTGAGGATAAAGAACGCTATGGTTTAATTATTCCGTTAGAAGATCAGACTTTAGATTTGCAATCAGTCGTCGAAGACAATCTTTTGTTAGGTATTCCAACGCAAGTTTTGACACCACAAGAACAGTCAGAAGGGACAATGCCTGAGGGACAGGAATGGTCCGTGATCTCAGAAGAAGATTATGAAAAACAAAGTGCGACCAATTTAGAAGCTCAGTCTGAATTGGCCAAATTAAAGCAACTTTTTCCAGATGCCAATGCTAAAGATTAA
- the gndA gene encoding NADP-dependent phosphogluconate dehydrogenase translates to MNKPTVGVIGMAVMGKNLALNIESRGYTVAIYNRTGSKTQQVVEDHPDKKLVPSFSVEDFVDSLEKPRRIVMMVKAGKPTDAVIDELLPLLDQGDVLIDGGNTFFEDTIARNERLDKSGINFIGMGVSGGELGALKGPSLMPGGQKEAYDLVEPVLQQIAAKTDDDQPCVTYIGPNGAGHYVKMVHNGIEYGDMQLIAESYSLMKDLGHLSTDQIAVTFKDWNQGELSSYLIEITADILTRKDDLGSNQPIVDLILDAAGNKGTGKWSSQSALELGVPQSLITEAVYARYISTFKDERVKASERLPQSQLNVQIPADFTEKVREALYFSKVMSYAQGFAQLKAASQHYDWNLQYGEIANIWREGCIIRAQFLQKITAAYQKNADLNNLLLDDYFKEICAKYQDATRQVVAWAVQSGIPVPAFSAALAYYDSYRSAVLPANLIQAQRDYFGAHTYQRVDRSGIYHYPWYEEQ, encoded by the coding sequence ATGAATAAACCAACCGTTGGTGTCATTGGCATGGCTGTAATGGGTAAAAACTTGGCTTTGAATATTGAAAGCCGCGGTTATACAGTTGCGATCTACAATCGAACTGGTTCCAAAACTCAGCAGGTGGTTGAAGATCATCCAGATAAAAAATTGGTTCCGAGTTTTAGTGTGGAAGATTTTGTTGATTCATTAGAAAAACCGCGGCGGATTGTGATGATGGTTAAGGCAGGCAAACCGACCGATGCGGTCATTGATGAATTATTACCATTATTAGATCAAGGTGACGTTTTGATTGATGGTGGTAACACTTTCTTTGAAGATACCATTGCTCGCAATGAGCGTTTGGATAAATCTGGGATTAATTTTATTGGTATGGGTGTATCTGGCGGTGAATTAGGTGCGTTAAAGGGTCCGTCTTTGATGCCTGGTGGTCAAAAAGAAGCTTATGATTTGGTGGAACCTGTATTACAGCAAATTGCAGCTAAAACTGATGACGATCAACCTTGTGTAACTTATATTGGTCCTAACGGAGCCGGTCATTATGTAAAAATGGTTCATAATGGGATTGAATATGGTGACATGCAACTCATCGCGGAAAGTTATAGTTTGATGAAAGACTTGGGTCATTTGTCAACGGATCAAATTGCTGTAACTTTTAAAGATTGGAATCAGGGCGAATTATCTAGTTATTTGATTGAAATTACGGCTGATATTTTGACGCGTAAGGATGATCTAGGTTCGAATCAGCCTATTGTGGATTTGATTTTGGATGCGGCGGGTAATAAGGGCACTGGTAAGTGGAGTTCTCAAAGTGCGCTGGAATTAGGTGTACCGCAGTCATTGATTACGGAAGCTGTTTATGCTCGTTATATTTCGACTTTTAAAGATGAACGGGTCAAAGCTAGTGAGCGGTTGCCTCAGAGTCAACTGAACGTGCAAATTCCTGCTGATTTTACAGAAAAAGTTCGCGAAGCTTTATACTTTAGTAAAGTTATGAGTTATGCGCAAGGTTTTGCACAATTAAAGGCTGCTTCTCAGCATTATGATTGGAATTTACAGTATGGTGAGATTGCTAATATTTGGCGCGAGGGCTGTATTATCCGGGCACAATTTTTACAAAAAATTACCGCAGCCTATCAAAAAAATGCTGATTTAAACAATCTTTTGTTAGACGATTACTTTAAAGAAATTTGTGCGAAATATCAAGATGCAACGCGGCAAGTGGTTGCTTGGGCTGTACAGTCTGGTATCCCGGTGCCAGCTTTTAGTGCTGCGTTAGCTTATTATGATTCTTATCGTTCCGCCGTTTTACCCGCTAATTTAATTCAAGCACAGCGTGATTATTTTGGAGCACATACTTATCAAAGAGTAGACCGCTCAGGAATTTATCATTATCCGTGGTATGAAGAACAATAA
- a CDS encoding response regulator transcription factor, whose product MAKILIIEDEKNLARFVELELQHESYETRVEFDGRKGLDAALAEDWDAVLLDLMLPTLNGLEVCRRIRQEKSTPIIMMTARDSIIDRVSGLDHGADDYIVKPFAIEELLARLRALLRRIDIEDQKMAPHSTKIEYRDLIMDKEAHTLSRNGKVIELTRREYDLFLTLLNNMGKVLSREQLLKNVWGSESTQSETNIVDVYVRYLRNKIDLPDKESYIQTVRGTGYVVRP is encoded by the coding sequence ATGGCAAAAATATTAATAATTGAAGATGAAAAGAATTTAGCGCGCTTTGTGGAGCTGGAATTACAGCATGAAAGCTATGAAACACGCGTGGAATTTGATGGTCGCAAAGGTTTAGATGCAGCTTTGGCTGAGGATTGGGATGCTGTATTGTTAGATTTGATGTTGCCAACCTTAAATGGTTTAGAAGTTTGTCGACGAATTCGCCAAGAAAAAAGTACGCCGATTATTATGATGACTGCTCGGGATTCGATTATTGATCGTGTATCTGGTTTGGACCATGGTGCTGATGATTATATTGTAAAGCCATTTGCGATTGAAGAACTTTTGGCTCGTTTACGTGCTTTATTACGGCGGATTGATATTGAAGATCAAAAAATGGCACCACATTCAACAAAAATTGAGTATCGTGACTTAATCATGGATAAAGAGGCTCATACTTTGAGTCGCAATGGTAAGGTAATTGAATTAACACGGCGGGAATATGATTTGTTCTTGACTTTGTTAAATAATATGGGCAAGGTTTTAAGCCGGGAACAATTATTGAAGAATGTTTGGGGCAGCGAATCAACCCAAAGTGAAACAAATATTGTGGATGTTTATGTTCGTTATTTACGTAATAAAATTGACTTGCCTGATAAGGAAAGTTATATCCAGACAGTACGTGGGACTGGATATGTTGTTCGCCCATGA
- a CDS encoding HAMP domain-containing sensor histidine kinase gives MKQKLADWRITIQFKWTCFLSLAIFIVFGLFATLVYTSVNQALLRSEENNVRDTIAAVDSRFNVYRAPLTKEQVQQRLAPRFNQKTLEQSGHGQFVTGDPEKFYHDSLSKQLARGDLAIVLYDVKGHPLFKAGQIDANFTDVTKITFKKEYDGRPSYLETTVPIHSSRTNKVIGYVKINDGLRSYHRAFQELNRRIILVIVFAVLLSLFLGYILTQPLVRRINQVNRTIDEINEDPDSQARIPKQRSNDEITDLVDRFNKMLDRMQEYTNQQKEFVEDVSHELRTPVAVIEGHLKLLQRWGKDDPQVLDESINASVSEVSRMKKLIQEMLDLTRAEQIEINYTKEVTEANETLEQAYNDFVMLHPDFKINFDDTVPPHTMVQIYRNHLMQILVILMDNAIKYSKDRKEMNLSASTADGMLMIAVQDFGVGLSQKDLQRIFNRFYRVDKARSRESGGNGLGLSIAKKIIEMYKGSITAESAVGSGTIFRVNLPLVKK, from the coding sequence ATGAAGCAAAAATTAGCGGATTGGAGAATTACGATTCAATTTAAATGGACTTGCTTTTTGAGTTTAGCTATTTTTATCGTGTTTGGCTTGTTCGCAACTTTGGTTTACACGTCGGTTAATCAAGCATTATTGCGTAGTGAAGAAAACAATGTCCGGGATACGATTGCGGCGGTTGACAGTCGCTTTAATGTTTATCGAGCACCCTTGACCAAAGAACAAGTACAACAACGTCTGGCACCGCGTTTTAATCAAAAAACTTTAGAGCAAAGTGGTCATGGTCAATTTGTGACCGGGGATCCAGAAAAATTTTATCATGATAGCTTGTCTAAACAATTAGCGCGTGGCGACTTGGCAATCGTTTTGTATGATGTTAAGGGTCATCCTTTATTTAAAGCTGGGCAGATTGATGCTAATTTTACTGATGTAACCAAAATTACGTTCAAAAAAGAATATGATGGTCGTCCTAGTTATTTAGAAACTACTGTACCAATCCATTCTAGTCGAACTAATAAGGTCATTGGTTATGTCAAAATCAATGATGGTTTACGTAGTTATCATCGTGCTTTTCAAGAATTAAATCGACGTATAATTTTAGTGATTGTTTTTGCTGTTTTATTGAGTTTGTTTTTGGGCTATATTTTAACGCAGCCACTGGTTAGACGTATTAATCAAGTGAATCGAACAATTGATGAGATTAATGAGGATCCAGATTCGCAAGCGAGAATTCCGAAGCAACGTTCTAATGATGAGATTACTGACTTAGTTGATCGTTTTAATAAAATGTTAGATCGTATGCAAGAATATACGAATCAGCAAAAAGAATTTGTGGAAGATGTGTCGCACGAATTAAGGACACCAGTAGCCGTTATTGAAGGTCACTTAAAGTTGTTGCAACGATGGGGCAAAGATGATCCTCAAGTTTTGGATGAATCAATTAATGCTTCTGTGAGTGAAGTTTCACGGATGAAAAAGTTAATTCAAGAAATGTTGGATTTAACTCGTGCTGAACAAATTGAGATAAATTATACTAAAGAAGTCACGGAAGCTAACGAAACTTTAGAACAAGCTTATAACGATTTTGTGATGCTGCATCCTGATTTTAAAATTAATTTTGATGATACTGTCCCACCACATACAATGGTTCAAATTTATCGAAATCATTTAATGCAGATTTTAGTGATTCTGATGGATAATGCGATTAAGTATTCTAAAGATCGTAAAGAGATGAATCTTTCGGCTTCAACTGCTGATGGCATGTTAATGATTGCTGTCCAAGATTTCGGGGTTGGTTTAAGTCAGAAAGATTTGCAAAGAATTTTCAATCGCTTTTATCGTGTTGATAAGGCACGTTCTCGTGAAAGTGGTGGCAATGGCTTAGGCTTGTCGATCGCAAAAAAAATTATTGAAATGTATAAGGGATCAATTACCGCTGAAAGCGCAGTAGGCTCGGGAACTATTTTTCGGGTAAATTTACCGTTAGTTAAAAAATAA
- the yidC gene encoding membrane protein insertase YidC has product MKKTTKRVLLLSSLLGILLLTAACSKSGISGTPKPPTSGPYGWVYRYLGIPFQNLMLYASNTIGGKNGYAWGIIIISFLVRLILLPLSLIQQKKSIIQQEKMKGIQPQLKLIQEQQKKAKTQEEQAAVSQLMMQVYSKNNIKLTGGLGCLPLLLQFPVFIGIYQAVQYSPEISKANFWGAPLSKPSLIITIIATAFYLLQSWISLKNVPAEQRQQMKTMLILSPAMTFFISLASSTALALYFLIGGIIVVLQQLISDYIITPRVRKQVDQELKETPIVEVVTKDTFQSLNSRPDSTEQQVQNQHLQQQHQKNRQRNAGRQQHPHK; this is encoded by the coding sequence ATGAAAAAAACAACAAAGCGCGTTCTTTTACTAAGCAGTTTGCTGGGAATTCTTTTACTGACAGCTGCTTGTTCAAAATCAGGCATCAGTGGCACCCCCAAACCACCAACCAGTGGTCCGTACGGCTGGGTTTATCGTTATCTAGGTATTCCCTTTCAAAATTTGATGTTATATGCGTCTAATACCATTGGTGGCAAGAATGGTTATGCTTGGGGCATTATTATCATCTCATTTTTAGTGCGGCTAATTTTATTGCCACTAAGCTTGATTCAACAAAAAAAATCAATTATTCAACAAGAAAAAATGAAGGGAATTCAGCCACAATTAAAACTGATTCAAGAGCAGCAAAAAAAAGCCAAAACACAGGAAGAACAAGCTGCTGTTAGCCAGTTAATGATGCAAGTCTATTCTAAAAATAATATCAAATTAACTGGTGGTCTAGGTTGCTTACCATTATTGTTGCAATTTCCTGTCTTCATCGGAATTTATCAAGCTGTGCAATATTCGCCAGAAATTTCTAAAGCTAATTTTTGGGGTGCACCCTTATCTAAGCCGAGCTTAATTATTACCATTATCGCTACTGCTTTTTATCTTCTCCAAAGTTGGATATCGTTAAAAAATGTTCCCGCAGAACAACGTCAACAAATGAAGACAATGTTAATTTTGAGTCCCGCAATGACCTTTTTCATCAGTTTAGCTTCATCGACTGCATTAGCCTTGTACTTTTTAATTGGTGGAATTATCGTCGTGCTTCAACAATTAATTAGTGACTATATTATTACACCACGCGTCCGTAAACAGGTTGATCAAGAGTTAAAAGAAACACCAATTGTCGAAGTGGTTACCAAAGACACTTTTCAAAGTTTAAACTCTCGTCCAGATAGCACTGAGCAGCAGGTTCAAAACCAGCATTTGCAACAGCAACATCAAAAAAATCGACAACGCAATGCTGGCAGACAGCAACATCCGCATAAATAA
- a CDS encoding acylphosphatase: MQKHLSADIYGLVQGVGFRYATYSWAQKYAIVGSVKNCTNGSVHLEAQGEALQLEHFIKIIQNGPNKFAHVKQMQLQEQPLSNFSEFLML; the protein is encoded by the coding sequence ATGCAAAAACATCTTTCAGCTGACATTTACGGACTGGTTCAAGGCGTTGGCTTTCGGTATGCAACCTATTCTTGGGCTCAAAAGTATGCGATTGTGGGATCAGTCAAAAATTGCACAAACGGCAGTGTACATTTGGAAGCTCAAGGTGAAGCTTTGCAATTGGAACATTTCATCAAAATCATCCAAAATGGTCCTAATAAATTTGCCCATGTCAAACAAATGCAATTGCAAGAACAACCGCTATCAAATTTTTCCGAATTCTTAATGTTATAA